The following are encoded together in the Oncorhynchus nerka isolate Pitt River linkage group LG23, Oner_Uvic_2.0, whole genome shotgun sequence genome:
- the stx4 gene encoding syntaxin-4: MRDRTKELGNTAEVSDEDEEGRALMIKPGTSTVREEKENDAFFKKVQEIREGLETLKKVVSDLENKQKTVLGVALPEDGMKRELQTLREQIKTMAMQIHKKLKIIEPKKGEDDGKYIPINLRMQRAQHGVLSREFVELMGHCNTIQASYRDRNVERIQRQLRITGTNVTDEELDVMLESGQTDVFTQNILIDAKATKQALNEIESRHDEILKLERSIRDLHDMFQYLAMEVEAQGEMVNRIEANVLNSTDYVQKAVVETEKAATYQNKARKKKIWIALCCAILLLILAISLAITFS, translated from the exons ATGCGGGACCGAACCAAGGAACTGGGCAAT ACTGCCGAGGTGTCAGACGAGGATGAAGAGGGCAGGGCACTTATGATCAAACCAGGGACTTCTACagtgagggaggagaaggagaacgaTGCATTTTTCAAGAAG GTCCAAGAGATTCGAGAGGGACTGGAGACGCTTAAAAAGGTGGTTTCTGACCTTGAGAACAAACAGAAGACCGTGTTGGGTGTGGCACTGCCAGAGGACG GCATGAAAAGGGAACTCCAAACCCTTCGGGAACAGATCAAAACAATGGCAATGCAGATCCATAAGAAACTGAAGA TCATTGAACCCAAGAAAGGAGAAGATGATGGGAAATACATCCCCATAAACCTAAGGATGCAGAGAGCCCAA CATGGCGTCTTGTCTCGGGAGTTTGTGGAGTTGATGGGCCACTGTAACACCATCCAGGCTTCCTACAGAGATCGCAACGTGGAGAGGATACAGAGGCAGCTCAGAATCA CTGGCACCAATGTAACAGATGAAGAGTTGGATGTTATGCTTGAAAGTGGACAGACTGATGTTTTCACACAGAAT ATCCTGATCGACGCTAAAGCCACAAAGCAGGCGCTGAATGAAATTGAGTCCCGGCATGACGAGATCCTCAAACTGGAAAGGAGCATCAGGGATCTGCATGACATGTTCCAGTACCTGGCCATGGAGGTGGAGGCTCAG GGGGAGATGGTCAACCGCATTGAAGCCAACGTCCTCAACTCAACTGATTATGTGCAGAAGGCAGTGGTGGAGACCGAAAAAGCTGCCACCTACCAAAACAAAGCACGCAAG AAGAAGATATGGATCGCGTTATGCTGTGCCATTCTCCTCCTCATTTTAGCCATCTCATTGGCGATCACCTTCTCCTGA